Part of the Mesotoga infera genome is shown below.
GTATTTTGAGTTAAGGAAAGCTGCTATCTCTGCTATCAATCTCTTCTTTCTTTCGAACTTTTCTTTCGAATGATCCCGGATTATGTACTTGAGGATTGTTTCCTCCACAGATCCTTTCATGCTTCCCAAATGAAAGAACCCTTCCCGATCCTCGGTAACAGCTGGTACTTCGTTTGAAGGCAGCATGCCGTTGAACTCGCATGCAATCAGAAGGGAATTCTTCATCCTGCCTTTTGCGTTTCCAGGATGAATATTTAATCCTTTGACAACAACTTCGGCGCTGGCTGCATTGAATGTCTCGTACTGAAGCTCTCCAAGAGCCCCTCCATCAACGGTATAAGCGTAATCGGCTCCAAATTTCTCTATACTGAAATGCTCTGTTCCTTTTCCAACCTCCTCATCTGGAGTGAACGCAATTCTTATCTTGCCATGCTTGATTTGAGGATTTGAGATCAAGTACTCCATGGCAGTTATGATTTCAGCGACCCCCGCCTTATCATCGGCTCCAAGCAGAGTGGTTCCATCCGTAACAATGAGCCTCTCCCCAACGTAGTTATACATCTCCGGATAGAGTTCAGGATCAATATAGATGTTTTTCTCCTCGTTGATCAGTATCTTTCCTCCTTGATAGTCAATTATCGAAGGTTTGATCTCCTTTCCGCTCATATCGGGGCTGGTATCCATGTGGGCTATAAATCCGATAACAGGTATGTCGGATTCGATATTTGATGGCAAGGTCCCCAACACATACCCATAATCA
Proteins encoded:
- the pepT gene encoding peptidase T, which codes for DYGYVLGTLPSNIESDIPVIGFIAHMDTSPDMSGKEIKPSIIDYQGGKILINEEKNIYIDPELYPEMYNYVGERLIVTDGTTLLGADDKAGVAEIITAMEYLISNPQIKHGKIRIAFTPDEEVGKGTEHFSIEKFGADYAYTVDGGALGELQYETFNAASAEVVVKGLNIHPGNAKGRMKNSLLIACEFNGMLPSNEVPAVTEDREGFFHLGSMKGSVEETILKYIIRDHSKEKFERKKRLIAEIAAFLNSKYGEDTVALNMKDSYYNMKEKIEEEMIVVEIAEKAMESLSIEPRIEPVRGGTDGARLSFMGLPTPNIFTGGHNFHGRYEYIPTSSMDKAVKVIVKIAELFSREKNLKSRKSAL